The Synechococcus sp. MVIR-18-1 region GATCCTTGTTGATTCCGCAGACTCGCTCAGCGAGGGCTTTTCCCCAGACCGATACAGCCGGGTGATCAACTGCCAAGTGATTACGGAATCCGGGCAAACACTCGGCCGCGTGTTGGGTTTTTCCTTCGACATCGAGACGGGCGAACTCACCACACTTGTGATGGGAGCTGTTGGCGTCCCCCTCCTGGGAGAAGGCGTACTGAGCACCTGGGAAATCCCTGTCGATGAAATCGTTAGCAGTGGAGCCGACCGAATCATTGTTTACGAGGGCGCCGAAGACAAACTCAAACAACTGAGCAGCGGCGTTCTGGAAAAACTGGGAGTCGGAGGACCGAGCTGGGAGGAGCAGGAACGGGAGCGTTACAGGGTGAACATCGTCCCTGTCGAAAACCAGCTCAGTTCAGGGCAAGCGGTGGAAGAGGCACCCAGGATGCTGGAGGCTTCCGATTCACAACGCTTCGAAACGGAACGGGAACTTGAGTACGTCGAACTCGAAGATCGCCGTAGTGACAACACGCGTGAGCGTCGCTATCTCGATGAAGCGCCGATGCAGGAGCGAAACAACTCCTATCGAGAGCCGTACCGCGAACCCGAGAGATACAACGAGCCCCAGCGATTCAACGAGCGACAGCCGTTTGATGAAAGGCAACCGTTCGATGAAAATCAGGCATTTGATGAAAGACAGCCGCTGAATGAGCCTTACCGCGAAGCCAGCAGGTTCCCTGAACCGGAGCCAGAGCGTTTTCGCGAACCCGAGCCGTTTCAGCGCGAAGACCGCTACCAAGAGCCCCAGCGCACATCAGCGCAATATCAGGAACGGGATGCAGCTCCTCGCATCGAGCAGCGTCCAAGACCGGCTTCACGTCGTCCGATCGAACGCCCCGGCGAACCACTGGATGTCGAACCCATCGAACGTCGCTCTCCCCAAGATCAGGACAGCCAACCGCTTGATGATCCCTGGTAAAACCAGGGATCATCCTCTCCTCAGCTCAATGAATCGCTTTTTTTGAACTCGAGTGAAGCGCTGTTCGTGCAGTAGCGCTGCCCCGTGGGTGCAGGTCCATCGTTGAACACATGCCCTAAGTGGGCATCACAACGCGAGCAGAGAATCTCGGTTCGAACCATCCCATGACTTCGATCCTCATGGGTGCGAATCGCACCCTCGGTCACACCATTCCAGAAGCTTGGCCAGCCCGTACCAGACTCAAATTTTGTGCTGGAACTAAATAGGGGCGCATCGCAACAGACGCAGTGATACATGCCGTCTTCCTTGTGATTCCAATAGGCACCAGTGAACGCAGCTTCAGTACCGCCCTGACGCGCCACTTGAAACTGGCTTGGGCTGAGTTTCTCTTTCCATTCCTCAGGAGTGCGTTCCACCCGATCTCCACCTGCGATTGGCGCACTCGTCATGACTGAACTTTTTAACTGGCGCGGACACTAGTCGGAAAGAGCCAAAGGCAAGAGTCCCTGAACCTCCTCAGCAAGGGCTCTAACGGCACCAGGTTCGCCGCGAAGGCCCCGCAAGTCATCGCGTTGACCCTGCAGCCTGTCCGGGGTTGCAAGCCAGGACTCGGCCTCTAGGGCGATTTGCTCAGGCGTGATCGGACCCACACGTTCAGGAACCACCATGCGACCTGCGCTGATGTTCGGCCAAGCCATCAATCCGTGGTTGCGGAGACGCCAGGCGCTGAGCAACAAACCGATCAGACGCCGCAGTCCAGGCAAACGGGCCAGGAGCCCGAGCCAACCATCCCAAGCCTGCATCACTCCCAAATGCTGGGTGGGCACCAACACGATCATGGGCACACCAAGAGCACCGAGTTCAGCCGTGTTGGCTCCCACCGTGGTGAGCGCAAGCTGGCACTGGCTCAGGGCTCCGTGGGCTGGAGGGTTTTCCTGCAAGTGAATCTCCGTGCCATGGCGCGTAATGATCCGCCGCAATCCCTCGCCCGATCGAGCCGGTTCAATCGAAGCAATATCGGTGTCATACCAAGCAGCGATGGGATTCGAGCGACTGGCGTAACGCTCCAAGTCTTCGACGGTGGTGGTGGGTGCCACCGGCAATAAAAAGCGGCAGCCAGGGCGTTGAGCCGCCAAACGATCGGCGGTTTCAAGTAAAAACGGAACACCCACACTGAGTTTGGCCGGTTTCGAACCAGGCAACAAAGCCACCCACTCACCCGATGGGAGTGGGGCCTCTTCTCTTGCATGGCTGGAAAGATCCGCCATCAAGTCGCCCACCACACGGCAGCGGCTGCGAAAGCGTCTGGGCAGCTGATCCCGCACCGCTGGTGCCATGGCGGCGATTCGATCGTTCCAACGCGGCCAACGCGCCACCCATTCGGCGTAGGTGATGTGGCGATAGCCCAGCCGAGCTGATAGCAGCACACTCCAAAATTGATCCCCACCTAAAAAAACCACCACACCTCGGTCTGGCCATACCCCAAACCGAGAAGGCCTGAACAACAACAACCAAAATTGCCGGGCCAGCGTGATGCGATCAAACAAACCCCAACGGGAGGCTGCGGTGGCTTCTGTTCCGGTGGCATTGGGACAGGGGACCAAAACGAGCCGCAGGCTCAATAACGATCCAGGAGCCCTGGGCCGCATCAGTAGGCGGCGATGCAGCTGCTCTGCCAGGGGGCGAACCCAGGTCGTGAGTTCACCGGGGCCGTTGGAGACAAACACAACAGCCAGGGTTTGGT contains the following coding sequences:
- the msrB gene encoding peptide-methionine (R)-S-oxide reductase MsrB, coding for MTSAPIAGGDRVERTPEEWKEKLSPSQFQVARQGGTEAAFTGAYWNHKEDGMYHCVCCDAPLFSSSTKFESGTGWPSFWNGVTEGAIRTHEDRSHGMVRTEILCSRCDAHLGHVFNDGPAPTGQRYCTNSASLEFKKSDSLS
- a CDS encoding PRC-barrel domain-containing protein, whose amino-acid sequence is MSSSPSPNDPLATVPSDRLWLRSELMGTQVITRDSGRRLGVVGEVVVDIDRREVVALGLRDNPLTRFLPGLPRWMPLDRIRQVGDVILVDSADSLSEGFSPDRYSRVINCQVITESGQTLGRVLGFSFDIETGELTTLVMGAVGVPLLGEGVLSTWEIPVDEIVSSGADRIIVYEGAEDKLKQLSSGVLEKLGVGGPSWEEQERERYRVNIVPVENQLSSGQAVEEAPRMLEASDSQRFETERELEYVELEDRRSDNTRERRYLDEAPMQERNNSYREPYREPERYNEPQRFNERQPFDERQPFDENQAFDERQPLNEPYREASRFPEPEPERFREPEPFQREDRYQEPQRTSAQYQERDAAPRIEQRPRPASRRPIERPGEPLDVEPIERRSPQDQDSQPLDDPW
- a CDS encoding glycosyl transferase gives rise to the protein MTSHTKDQTLAVVFVSNGPGELTTWVRPLAEQLHRRLLMRPRAPGSLLSLRLVLVPCPNATGTEATAASRWGLFDRITLARQFWLLLFRPSRFGVWPDRGVVVFLGGDQFWSVLLSARLGYRHITYAEWVARWPRWNDRIAAMAPAVRDQLPRRFRSRCRVVGDLMADLSSHAREEAPLPSGEWVALLPGSKPAKLSVGVPFLLETADRLAAQRPGCRFLLPVAPTTTVEDLERYASRSNPIAAWYDTDIASIEPARSGEGLRRIITRHGTEIHLQENPPAHGALSQCQLALTTVGANTAELGALGVPMIVLVPTQHLGVMQAWDGWLGLLARLPGLRRLIGLLLSAWRLRNHGLMAWPNISAGRMVVPERVGPITPEQIALEAESWLATPDRLQGQRDDLRGLRGEPGAVRALAEEVQGLLPLALSD